The Tamandua tetradactyla isolate mTamTet1 chromosome 6, mTamTet1.pri, whole genome shotgun sequence genome contains the following window.
tgcatctatgtgatgatgttaagaattactgagtgcatatgtagaacggtatgatttctaaatgttgtgttaatttctttttttttctttccgttaataaaaaaataaaataaaaaaaacttaggcctaagagtcacccccaagagagtctcttttgttgctcagatgtggcctctatctccagTGAACACAATGAGcggtctcaccaccctacccctctctatgtggaacatgacttccaggggtgtggaccttcctggcaacgtgggacagagatcttggaatgagctgagactcagcatcgagagattagaaaaactctagaatgagctgagatttagcatcaagggattgagaaaatctcgaccaaaagggggaagagtgaattgagacaaagtgtcaatggctgagagattccaaacagagtctagaggttatcctggaggttattcttatgcatcaagtagatatcatcttgttgtttaagatgtaatggagaagctggaggaattgcctgaaaatgtagagctgtgttccagtagccatgtttcttgaggatgattgaataatgatacagctgtcacagtgtgactgtgtgattgtgaaagccttgtgtctgatggtccttttatctaccttgtcaacaaaggagtagaacatatggaataaaaataaataatagggggaacaaatgctaaaataaatttagtttgaaatgctagtgatcagtgaaagtgaggggtaaggggtatggtatgtataattttttttttctttcctgtgttcgttttatttatttttctattgtctttttatttctttttctgaattaatgcaaatgttctaagaaatgatgaatatgcaagtaagtgatgatattgtgaattactgattatgtatgttgatgttttattttgtttctttattttttaattaataaataaattttttaaaaaatcaggcttaagagtcacccccagaggacctcttttttttttgcatgggcaggcaccaggaatcaaacctgggtctctggcatcacaggcgagaactctgccactgagccaccgtggcccacccagaacctcttttgttgctcagatgtcgcctctctctctcagccaacacaacaagcaaactcactttcctttctctatatatatgggacatgactcccaggggtgtaaacctctctggcaatgtgggacagaaatcctagaatgagctgggactcagcattaagggattgagaaaaccttctagaccaaaagggggaagagagaaatgagataaaataaagggtcaatggctgagagatttcaaacagagtcgagaggttatcctggaggttattcttacacattatatagatatcacctttttagttaaggtataatggagaggctggagggaagtacctgaaaatgtagagctgtgttccagtagccatgtttcttgaagatgattgtataatgatatagctttcacagtgtgactgcatgattgtgaaaatcttgtatctgatgctccttttatctaccttatagacagatgagtaaaacacatagattaaaaataaataaataatagggggaaaaataaaaatagaggaaaaatttattttaaaacaaatttagtagattgaaatgttagtgatcaatgaaagggaggggtaaggggtatggtatgtgtgaactctttcctgttttctttttctttttctgaattgatgcaaatgttctaagaaatgatcatgatgatgatattgtgagttattgattatatatcaagagtggaatgatcatatggtaagaatgtctgtgtttgtatgtggctatgttcaaaaaaataaatgaaaaaaaaggaatactaaaGATCATATCTTAACCATCATCATAACTCAGGTCCCGTATATCTAGAATGTAGTGTTAATTGATCAAATGAATCCACTACAGTATAAACCCAGTGAGTGCAAGGCCTTTGTTTAATCCACAGCTATATTCCAAGTGCCCAGAACAGTGAATGACAcatattaaatgttaaatatttgttgaatgaatgaatcagtatGTTTGCAAAAGCCTCACATCATAACTATGTATGGAAATTGCAGTCAAAGGTAATTTccagaattttcaaaaatttcctgTAATGTTTATggttttcattaaatatttatgaatccACACCCAGTAAATAGTTAATTTACTGGTGACTTTCACTTGAGCTAAACCACAAGGAagcaaagaaatatttaatattcctTCCAAGTCTGCTTCAAATTTTGCAGGCTCAGGAAATAAATTAATGTCCTTCTAACTCCCACAAAACATAACAGCAATTAGGGGTGTGTCCCTAATTATCAAGAGGCTTGAGAAGACAACGCTCCCCAGACATAAATGTCAACAAAATATGATGCACGTGTTAGCCCAAATGGAAGTTAACTTCCCTTggaaacagagggaaaagaaaaggaaaaaaactggtGATTGAAGCATCAGGTTGGGAAAACAATTATTACAGATCTCCTCTTTACCTCTATGGAAAGAACTgtgaaaataaaagcagaaaacatcTCAGAAACATCAAAATCTGCTTTGGCATAAAAGCCCAAAAGCACGACACCAAATTTCTATTTCCTAGTGGACTGATGAGCTTTATCTTCTAAGGATGGATGTGAAGAATGACTcactcacaatttaaaaatataataataaaccTGACATTGCTCCACCCAGACCCATTTCTCAGATAACCACCAACCCGAGGGCAACCACCCTCCTACAGAATGAACCCAGCAAAGTTAGTTACTAATTAGGAAAAATCACCCAATTATGCTAACTTGCTGAGGCTGGCAAGCCAGGTTTTATTCTATGTAGGCAGAATTTCCATCAGAACATCCCTGGGAACTGTCTATAAAAAGGCAAACAGAAGAGTGGAAAGGAGAAGGCACCCCGTCTGAGTTCCACTAGTGCAGCGCTACGACACATTGACCGGATAACATGTCTCTGCGACTTTCCAGTGGATCCAAGAGAACCGGTGGCCGTGCCACCACAGGATCGCTCAGGCTCGCCAGCGGGGGAGCCAGTTTTGGGGCTGGAAATGCTTGTGGCATCCCTGGAATTGGTAGCGGCTTCTCTTGTGCCTTCGGTGGCAGCTCAGCAGGAGGAAATGCAGGGGGAAGCAATTCCTGTGCTGGCTTTACTGTGAGCGAAGGGGGCCTCCTTTCTGGCAACGAGAAGGTGACCATGCAGAACCTCAACGACCGCCTGGCGTCCTACCTGGAGAATGTGCGAGCCTTGGAGGAGGCCAACGCCGACCTGGAGCAGAAGATCAAGGGGTGGTATGAGAAATTCGGGCCCGGTTCCTGCCGTGGTCTCGATCATGATTACAGCAGATATTTCCCAATAATTGATGATCTTAAACTTCAGGTAAGTATACTTggccatcatttttctttctaaatttgctttttctttcttcactaccTTCACTGAATTCTAAAAACGTTTCCCATCTTgaattttttaaggaaatttcAATTTAGCATTGGAAATAAAAGATTAAGTAGGCCTGGTTCATTGACATCGCGATTTAAACGTCCCTGGCTAGTGACTATatcaatttttgttattttcattttctaatctaaaaaaaattactttttgggtttttttttactgGCTGTGATTAAATTGcctttaaaaagtcaaatttcTCATTTCTAGGTCATTGCTTCCACAACTAGCAATGCTAGCACTGTTGTACAGATTGATAATGCCAGGCTGACAGCTGATGATTTCAGACTCAAGTAAGTAGATTCAGAGTGAGAAAGAATTCATGGTGACTATTGTAAAGCAGTAAGttgaattattctttttatctttcaattaAATATTGCCAATTCTTATTCTGAAACCATAATAAAACACttgggatttaaaataaatacaatgtgcTTACTTTTTTTATCCATTGGCTATTAAATAGAAGATGTGAACTGCTATGTAACAGCCCCCAATACAATACTCTAGGTTTTTTTTCTGtcaaagaattacttcaaaagaaaacagaaataataattatacaaTGAATCTTTGGAAATGACTCTTTGTGGACAAATCTGCCACTTCAAAATCCTGAAGTTCTGGCATTTGAGcattgatttgtgtgtgtgtgactattTCTCCAACCATGTAACAAACTGGAAAATCATTGACACTCTTTAAGGTATGAAAATGAGCTGGCACTTCACCAGAGTGTAGAGGCCGATGTCAACGGATTACGCCGAGTTCTGGATGAAATAACCCTGTGCAGAACAGACCTGGAGATTCAGTACGAAACCTTGAGTGAGGAGATGACTTACCTCAAAAAGAACCATAAAGAGGTAAGAGCTGTCTACAGTTCTCTCCCTCTGACACTTCCCACCTAACAGGAGATAATGCATGTGGCCTCTAACATAGGAGGTTGGTTCTAAAGACCCATTGTCGGACAAGAATGCTAAAGATTTTCTGCcaggcagaaaagaaaatggagttgTCTTTAGAAATGGGAAAGTTTTTGTACAGATTCAATCTTGATTTCCCATCAGGTttcccacagaaacaaaaaaggaatcatGTTTTCCAGAACAACCAGAATTATAAGAGCAGTTTTTGCCTATGTAATCATAGCTAAATTAAAATGGCCCACTTAGGAGATTACATctaattagataaaataaatatactttgaGGACTGCCTAAGAAAACTAGATGTGAATTTCTATATAATAATCCTGGGTTTAAAACAGTAATTAATATGTATATTAAGTATATGTACTTAACATTAATGCATAGTCTTAATAGATGTGGCTATAAGAATAATGAGACTGAAATTAAACTCTTATACCAAAAtttaaacttcaaaataaatAGTATGCTTCCAAAATGGTCACCTTTGGAAGCTAGATTCAAAATCAGATCATGCAGCCACTGCTCCAAATACATCGTTGGGATTGCTTTCAGAAACACCTTTTTCTAAAAGGGGCAAAATCTTTATACTTTGAAaatgagttttatatttttaaacagaaaaaagactTCCACAGTCACACCAAATGCTTAAAGCATGAGATCAAGCTTAAGAGCTACTTGATTAGTCATGAAGCTGTCTTGTAAAAACACTCCATCACTTATATTGACATAATAGGTTCTATCTAGTATGGTTCTagcccattgattttttttaatgcctcaCCTACAGACAAAACCATATGCATCTTTttttatcttcctctttctttttctggctgaGCTGGGGAAGTTTTCACAAAACCTTCAGAAGTAAAAACCACATCTAGAGATAAAGAGGGTGTAGGCACCAACCACCCGGGAGGAAAGAACGCTAGAATGACCTGGAAGGTTTGGGGccgagaggaaagagagaggctCGGTTACCTCCTTTAGGACCATCCGGGGCCTAGAGTGGAGGAGAAGGGTCTCTGCAGCAGAGACCTAAGCTTTTATCTGTGCTATTTCAGTTTTAGCAGTGATAGTTGCCATTCATACTCCTATTATTGACTCACTGGCACACATGACTCAGAGAGAAAAATGTATAGATTTTGACTGTAAAATTGATTTCAATGTATATGATGATAACCATAATAGATAGCATTTATGGAATATTTATGTACCGAGTAGTATTGCTAGGTCTTATTAGTagttattttaattctttctacaATTAATAGACGGGGCTTTTATTATTCTCAACTTTCAGATAAGAAAATTGCAAGTTAAAGAGGTTAAGAAAGTTTGCCAAGTTCATGTAGCCACTGCAGGGCAGACTCAGATGTCACATGGAGATTTGTCTGACTCCAAATTCTGTCATGAGATTATAAGGGTCTTGTGTAAGCCTGATAGACAGCTGGGATTCTTTAGAGGGTGATATTCTTTCCTAGAGGTTGGGGAGGGGGATAATTTCAATTGTTAGGAGTTATTCTACTTCAGCCCTTAAATAATGTTCATGCTGTCTGTTCAGGATGTAGCTGATTTGAGAACACATCAAAGCTGTCTCTAAGTCGAAGGAAAACCAATCCACAAAAGTGCAGACATTTAGGCTACAAATGAACAGAATGAGAGGATGGAGGACAACAAATTTGAAATCCTTTAAGGACTTTCATTTGGAAAAGGGACTTTAGAATTTTTCTGGGTAGCAAAACAAAGACCAAGTAATGGGAGTTCTCAGAGGAAGAATTTGGCTTTCCATAGAAAGAGCTCTGTAACAAAAAGTCTTCAAGAGTGAAGCAGCTTCTCTACCATGTACTGAGTTGACCACCATTGAAAGTCACATCAACTGGCCAGGGAACGTGTTCATGTAGAGGTGGGCACTGCACAGCCGGGAAACAGAAAAGGGTGAATTCTAGGAACCCTTCCAATGCTAAGCTTCTAGACTTCCTATGGGGTTCCTGCATAGCTGAAATGATTGCACATCTGCGTCTAGGAGATGCAGGCTCTGCAGTGCGCCGCGGGGGGCAACGTCAACGTGGAGATGAACGCGGCCCCCGGGGTGGACCTCACCGTCCTGCTGAACAACATGAGGGCCGAGTACGAAGACCTGGCTGAGCAGAACCGCCGGAACGTGGAGGCCTGGTTCAACGAAAAGGTGAGCTGGGTCAAGAAAACTATCCCTCTGTCATTTCAGTGATGCTCAGAAAACTAAGATTTGTTGCCTAATCTATCCCATTTCAGAGTGCTTCGCTGCAACAGCAGATCTCTGAGGATGTGGGAGCCACAACCTCAGCCAGGAATGAGCTGACGGAAATGAAGCGCACTCTTCAAACACTGGAGATTGAACTTCAGTCTCTCTTGGCCACGGTATAAAAAGGACAATTTCTTACCATCTCCCTGCTTATTAGTTTAAACACGCATCAGTTTGTTTCAAAGCCCTTAAAGGTTTTGAAAATACACCCATATAAATGTTTCTGAAATTAACTTAAAGTCTTAGGAAAGATAACAAAAACAGTAATAATGTTGACATCCTTAGTCCAGTCTGCAAAATGGaaagatttattcttttttttttttgagcagtttCATAAAGTCATCTTAACTATGCATCAGTGTGAAATCTGAAACGATTATGGGCAAAGTTAACAAGAGGAGAAAACCATAGATCGATGCAAATGTCAGCCTATCTGTAATTCTAGCTCAGATTCTCCTTATTGTTTGCTACAGAAACACTCCCTGGAGTGCTCCTTGACGGAGACCGAAGGCAACTTCTGTGAGCAGCTGGCGCAGATCCAGGCTCAGATCGGGGCCCTGGAAGAGCAGCTGCACCAGGTCAGAACCGAGACCGAGGGCCAGAAACTCGAGTACGAGCAGCTTCTCGACATCAAGGTCCACCTGGAGAAGGAGATCGAGACCTACTGCCTCCTGATAGGCGGAGATGAGGGGTAGGTAAAATAATTGACAGGGAAGATGTATCAAACTGAAATTTGCTTGGAATGTCGATCCCTGGAAAGTGAATGTGAACTGATGAAACTGCATTCATGAATGCTAAATATTAAATGTAACGCTCTACTGTCAAGATACAGATTAAGAACATCTTATAAAAACATGAGACAAATAGATATTTAtagtatgaaaatttaaaatatcacttcTTGGTGCTAAGGCAGAGTAGTTTCAACCATGCAACCCACTGAATACATTCTCGAAAGCTAAATAAAATGTAGTAGTGAAACTAGGATTGAAAGAATTCTCTCTAAATCactcttttttatgttttcaacaATATATGCTCACAGGGCTTGCAAGTCTGGAGGTTACAAGTCTAAAGATTATGGATCTGGAAATGTGGGAACTCAAATCAAAGGTAATTGGAatgaaattccatttttattctatACTATTTCATTCTCGATACATATCTAGTAGATATCAGTGTGCTAGATGGCTGACATTAAGGATGTGTGCTAACTTTTAAACAAAGGAACATTCTGCCATGTTTTTAGCCAACCAAGAAATTAAAATTCACTAACATTGACTCTACGTATTTGTGCTTACCACATGGTCAAACTTATATACAATCCAACTATTCCTTTAATTGATATAATTTCTTGTTCATTTTCCTCAGCCCTCTAAAATcttcttttacatttaaatttttagatCCAACCAAAGCTATAGTGGTTAAGAAAGTTCTTGAGGAAGTAGACCAACGTAGTAAAATACTTACCACCAGACTCCACTCCCTGGAAGAGAAATCTCCAAGTAATTAATCTGAGACCTACAGAGAGCATACACCAAATGCTCTCAGAGAAGAGAAGGCATTATAGATC
Protein-coding sequences here:
- the KRT25 gene encoding keratin, type I cytoskeletal 25; the protein is MSLRLSSGSKRTGGRATTGSLRLASGGASFGAGNACGIPGIGSGFSCAFGGSSAGGNAGGSNSCAGFTVSEGGLLSGNEKVTMQNLNDRLASYLENVRALEEANADLEQKIKGWYEKFGPGSCRGLDHDYSRYFPIIDDLKLQVIASTTSNASTVVQIDNARLTADDFRLKYENELALHQSVEADVNGLRRVLDEITLCRTDLEIQYETLSEEMTYLKKNHKEEMQALQCAAGGNVNVEMNAAPGVDLTVLLNNMRAEYEDLAEQNRRNVEAWFNEKSASLQQQISEDVGATTSARNELTEMKRTLQTLEIELQSLLATKHSLECSLTETEGNFCEQLAQIQAQIGALEEQLHQVRTETEGQKLEYEQLLDIKVHLEKEIETYCLLIGGDEGACKSGGYKSKDYGSGNVGTQIKDPTKAIVVKKVLEEVDQRSKILTTRLHSLEEKSPSN